One Lactobacillus sp. CBA3606 DNA segment encodes these proteins:
- a CDS encoding serine hydrolase, whose protein sequence is MKRLKLGLLIILGIGVIGGGFGAYHYHTKRVEQVQQQKIAAKKRQARRTAQKQRALAKKIKAATFSKTKSSNAQITEILKTSQFVGTALVVKNNQVIYQKGFGYANKAQQTLNGPTSKYQILSIQKSITAVGIMRLVQAGKLKLSDPVNKYYPTIKGGTTTIRQLLDMTTGFRLKDGATDPLTEQQVVDYAVKHLTFTPEKLGTFNYSSVNFLLLAGIIRQITGQSYKTFFNQQIIKKLDLHQTGFVINGQGKGATTGYQAVTGQTTPTYATEAPETTAQMANELGTGQVYMSAGDLFKTERAIVDGKLLTPKNVAILHKRTATGTYGGGVYNDQPTALRSHGVGYGYESGIRLSKDGKNGVVLLSNYYRSTDTLLTAMNKIYQEMMSGNLK, encoded by the coding sequence TTGAAACGATTAAAACTAGGTTTATTGATTATATTGGGAATTGGTGTGATTGGTGGCGGTTTTGGTGCTTATCATTACCATACCAAACGGGTTGAACAAGTGCAGCAGCAAAAAATTGCTGCCAAAAAGAGACAAGCACGCCGAACAGCGCAAAAGCAACGGGCACTTGCAAAAAAGATTAAAGCCGCGACGTTTTCAAAGACTAAAAGCTCTAATGCACAGATTACAGAAATTTTGAAGACAAGTCAGTTCGTGGGGACCGCCTTAGTTGTTAAAAATAACCAGGTGATTTATCAAAAGGGTTTTGGTTACGCTAATAAGGCGCAGCAAACATTGAATGGACCGACGTCAAAATATCAAATATTGTCGATTCAAAAATCAATCACTGCCGTGGGTATTATGCGGTTAGTTCAAGCTGGTAAGTTGAAGCTAAGCGATCCGGTCAATAAATATTATCCAACCATTAAAGGTGGCACAACGACCATCCGGCAATTATTGGATATGACCACCGGTTTTCGATTGAAAGATGGGGCAACCGATCCTTTAACTGAACAACAAGTCGTTGATTACGCCGTTAAACACTTAACATTTACCCCGGAAAAATTAGGGACCTTCAACTATTCTTCCGTAAACTTTCTATTATTAGCGGGGATTATCCGTCAAATTACGGGGCAATCTTATAAGACATTTTTCAACCAACAGATTATTAAAAAGCTAGATTTGCACCAAACTGGTTTCGTGATTAATGGTCAAGGCAAAGGTGCAACGACTGGTTATCAAGCAGTGACGGGGCAAACGACGCCTACTTATGCGACCGAAGCCCCTGAAACGACCGCGCAAATGGCAAATGAACTTGGAACCGGTCAAGTTTATATGAGTGCCGGCGATTTATTCAAAACGGAACGAGCGATTGTGGATGGCAAATTGTTAACGCCTAAGAACGTGGCAATTTTGCATAAGCGTACCGCCACAGGAACATACGGCGGCGGCGTTTATAATGATCAACCAACTGCATTACGGTCACACGGGGTTGGTTATGGCTATGAATCTGGCATCCGCTTATCTAAAGATGGCAAAAACGGCGTCGTGTTATTATCCAACTATTATCGATCGACCGATACATTATTAACAGCGATGAATAAAATCTATCAGGAAATGATGAGCGGTAATTTGAAGTGA
- a CDS encoding ISL3 family transposase — protein MNKDTKFLLGIKDQNIKKVTIINNIQEKGPIEVQAVLDYRPKACPKCGVLNRKSIIRYGWRQVKVKLLRSSERDVLLHLKKRNFKCKVCNSYFLAATTLTQRNHTISNNVRIACLEKLSEPVTMTHIAHELNISSSTVVSMLKTYERDLLTHYDWLPSVICMDEIKSTKDANGSMSFVFMDGETHQFIDILESRTLASLEKYFNRYTKAARMGVKVIVTDMNYTYPELVSVFPEAIIVTDRFHIVKSAVVGFNQTRIRVMKQFAKSNIKYKALKRYWKLLLKPNEKLDIKNYRHYSFIAGRHTQNQIVEEMLEFDPDLKRAYDALHTLRSAVKYRDLPRLRQVLAASNQFPEEMEKHFLKLRDSQESIENALRYQYSNGPLEGTNNKIKVLKHTAYGFGNFNNFRLRIHLMFALKKGA, from the coding sequence ATGAATAAGGATACTAAATTTTTATTGGGAATTAAAGACCAAAACATCAAAAAAGTAACTATTATCAATAACATTCAAGAAAAAGGACCAATCGAGGTTCAAGCAGTTTTGGACTATCGTCCAAAAGCGTGTCCAAAGTGCGGCGTGCTCAACAGAAAAAGTATCATTCGTTATGGCTGGCGGCAAGTAAAAGTTAAGCTACTTAGGAGCAGTGAGCGAGACGTTTTACTGCATCTAAAGAAACGGAACTTTAAGTGTAAAGTGTGCAACAGCTATTTTTTAGCAGCAACTACGCTAACGCAACGGAATCATACAATCTCTAATAATGTTCGCATCGCTTGCTTAGAGAAGCTAAGTGAACCGGTGACCATGACACACATTGCTCACGAATTGAATATTTCAAGTAGTACAGTTGTCTCAATGTTAAAGACCTACGAACGTGATTTGTTGACCCATTATGATTGGTTGCCAAGTGTCATTTGCATGGATGAAATCAAGTCAACCAAAGATGCCAACGGTTCGATGAGTTTCGTCTTTATGGATGGAGAAACTCATCAATTTATAGATATCTTAGAATCGAGAACACTTGCTAGTCTTGAAAAATACTTTAACCGTTATACGAAAGCAGCCCGAATGGGTGTCAAAGTTATTGTAACGGATATGAATTATACGTACCCTGAGCTAGTGTCAGTATTTCCAGAGGCCATAATCGTTACTGACCGGTTTCACATCGTGAAATCGGCGGTGGTAGGCTTTAATCAAACTCGTATTCGCGTCATGAAACAATTTGCTAAATCAAATATTAAATATAAAGCACTAAAGAGATATTGGAAACTACTCTTAAAACCTAACGAGAAACTTGATATCAAGAACTATAGGCACTATTCCTTTATTGCCGGACGCCATACCCAAAATCAAATTGTTGAAGAGATGCTGGAATTTGATCCAGATTTAAAACGAGCCTATGACGCCTTGCATACACTCAGAAGCGCCGTCAAATATCGAGATTTACCCCGTTTAAGACAGGTTCTGGCTGCTAGTAATCAATTTCCAGAGGAAATGGAGAAACATTTTTTGAAACTACGAGATAGCCAAGAGTCGATTGAGAACGCACTTAGATATCAATATTCAAATGGTCCTTTGGAAGGGACAAATAACAAAATCAAAGTTTTAAAACATACCGCCTATGGTTTTGGAAATTTCAATAATTTCAGATTGCGTATACATTTAATGTTCGCATTAAAAAAAGGTGCTTAG
- the dnaJ gene encoding molecular chaperone DnaJ, protein MAEQDLYKVLGVAKDASQDEIKKAYRKLSKKYHPDLNHEAGAEDKFKAVNEAYETLGDPQKRTQYDQYGSTGGQQGGFGGAGGFNGQSYGGFGGGGGGFEDIFSSFFGGNAGGGSRRPNPTAPQQGRDLQYEMTLKFEDAIFGKQTNITYNREEQCETCGGSGAKPGTSPVTCSKCQGSGYIQVQTNTPLGRMMSQQVCDVCHGTGKEIKDKCATCGGAGHTEQSHSIKVTVPAGVEEGQQMRLQNQGESGVNGGPYGDLFIIFRVEPSDEFERDGATIYFKLPIDFVQAALGDEVQVKTVHGDVKMKIPAGTQTGTTFRLRGKGAPRLRGNGTGDERVTIMIQTPTKLNKGQKEALKTFAKASGKTVAGNGKSSLFDKLRGV, encoded by the coding sequence ATGGCAGAACAAGATTTATATAAGGTTCTGGGTGTTGCGAAAGATGCAAGTCAGGACGAAATTAAGAAAGCTTATCGAAAGCTTTCAAAAAAGTATCATCCTGATTTAAATCATGAAGCGGGCGCTGAGGACAAGTTTAAGGCTGTCAATGAGGCTTATGAGACATTAGGTGATCCACAAAAACGGACCCAGTATGATCAATATGGCTCAACAGGCGGTCAACAAGGCGGTTTTGGTGGCGCTGGTGGCTTCAACGGTCAAAGTTACGGTGGCTTCGGCGGCGGTGGCGGCGGTTTCGAAGATATCTTTAGTTCATTCTTCGGTGGCAATGCCGGTGGCGGTAGTCGGCGGCCAAACCCGACTGCACCACAACAAGGTCGTGACTTACAATATGAAATGACGTTGAAGTTTGAAGATGCCATTTTTGGGAAACAAACTAATATTACCTATAATCGTGAAGAACAATGTGAAACTTGTGGTGGTTCTGGGGCTAAGCCTGGGACATCACCAGTGACCTGTTCGAAGTGTCAAGGGAGTGGCTATATTCAAGTGCAAACGAATACGCCACTTGGCCGCATGATGAGTCAACAAGTTTGTGATGTTTGTCATGGAACTGGTAAAGAAATCAAAGATAAATGTGCAACTTGTGGTGGCGCAGGTCATACTGAACAAAGTCATTCTATTAAAGTAACGGTACCAGCTGGGGTTGAAGAAGGCCAACAGATGCGGTTACAAAATCAAGGGGAATCCGGGGTTAACGGTGGTCCTTATGGTGATTTGTTTATTATCTTCCGAGTTGAACCCAGCGATGAGTTCGAACGGGATGGCGCTACGATTTACTTTAAGTTGCCAATTGATTTCGTCCAAGCGGCGTTAGGTGACGAAGTGCAAGTTAAGACGGTCCACGGGGATGTTAAGATGAAGATCCCTGCTGGTACGCAGACTGGCACCACGTTCCGTTTACGTGGCAAGGGTGCACCACGCTTACGTGGTAACGGGACTGGTGATGAACGGGTTACGATTATGATTCAAACGCCAACCAAACTCAATAAGGGTCAAAAAGAAGCCTTAAAGACGTTTGCCAAGGCTAGTGGTAAAACGGTTGCCGGTAATGGCAAAAGTTCACTATTTGATAAATTACGTGGCGTGTAG
- the dnaK gene encoding molecular chaperone DnaK, translating into MASNKIIGIDLGTTNSAVAVLEGSEPKIITTPEGGRTVPSVVAFKDGETQVGEVAKRQAITNPNTVASIKRHMGEAGYKVNVEGKDYTPQQISAMILQYIKGFAEDYLGDTVEKAVVTVPAYFNDAQRQATKDAGKIAGLDIERIINEPTAAALAYGLDKTDKDEKILVYDLGGGTFDVSILELGDGVFEVLSTNGDTQLGGDDFDQKIIDWLVASFKADNGVDLAQDKMALQRLKDAAEKAKKDLSGVSEAQISLPFISAGASGPLHLEQTLTRAKFNELTADLVEKTRIPVENALKDANLTASDLDVVILNGGSTRIPAVQDAVEKWTGKESNHSINPDEAVALGAAVQGGVITGDVKDVVLLDVTPLSLGIETMGGVFTQLIERNTTIPTSKSQVFSTAADNQPAVDIHVLQGERPMAADNKTLGRFQLTDIPAAPRGVPQIEVKFDIDKNGIVNVSAKDMGTNKEQKITIKSSSGLSDEEIDQMVKEAKENEDADKKRKEEVDLKNEVDQLIFTTDKTLKELKGKVSDDEVKQAQDARDALKKAQDDNNVDEMKTKKDELNKIVQDLSVKLYQQTQQAQGDDNGAADTADQSKENGDDNTVDGDFEDLDKDKDKK; encoded by the coding sequence ATGGCAAGTAATAAAATTATCGGTATCGACCTTGGGACAACGAACTCTGCAGTCGCAGTTCTTGAAGGTAGCGAACCAAAAATTATCACAACACCTGAAGGCGGCCGGACGGTCCCATCAGTTGTTGCATTTAAAGATGGCGAAACTCAAGTTGGTGAAGTTGCCAAGCGGCAAGCAATCACTAACCCTAACACGGTTGCTTCAATCAAGCGTCACATGGGTGAAGCTGGGTACAAAGTAAACGTTGAAGGTAAAGATTATACACCACAACAAATTTCAGCAATGATTTTACAATACATTAAAGGTTTTGCTGAAGATTACTTAGGCGACACCGTTGAAAAAGCGGTTGTAACGGTACCTGCCTACTTTAATGATGCACAACGACAAGCAACTAAAGATGCTGGTAAAATTGCTGGTTTAGATATCGAACGGATTATCAATGAACCAACTGCAGCGGCTTTAGCTTACGGCTTAGACAAAACTGATAAAGATGAAAAAATCTTAGTTTATGACCTTGGTGGTGGGACCTTTGATGTTTCCATCTTGGAATTAGGCGATGGTGTGTTTGAAGTCTTATCAACCAATGGGGATACCCAACTTGGTGGGGATGACTTTGACCAAAAGATCATTGATTGGTTAGTAGCTAGTTTCAAGGCTGATAACGGCGTTGATTTAGCTCAAGACAAGATGGCCTTACAACGGTTAAAGGATGCTGCTGAAAAGGCTAAGAAGGACCTTTCTGGTGTTTCTGAAGCTCAAATCAGTTTACCATTTATCTCAGCCGGTGCTAGTGGTCCCTTACATTTGGAACAAACCTTAACACGGGCTAAGTTCAACGAATTGACTGCTGACTTAGTTGAAAAGACGCGCATCCCAGTTGAAAATGCTTTGAAAGACGCTAACTTGACAGCTTCTGATTTGGACGTTGTGATCTTAAACGGTGGTTCAACTCGGATTCCAGCTGTTCAAGATGCCGTTGAAAAGTGGACGGGCAAAGAATCAAACCATTCAATTAACCCTGACGAAGCGGTTGCTTTAGGTGCCGCTGTTCAAGGTGGGGTCATTACCGGTGATGTTAAAGACGTGGTCTTACTTGACGTTACGCCATTGTCACTTGGAATTGAAACCATGGGTGGGGTCTTCACACAATTAATTGAACGGAATACCACCATTCCAACTAGCAAGTCACAAGTCTTCTCAACGGCTGCTGATAATCAACCGGCTGTTGACATTCATGTCTTGCAAGGTGAACGGCCAATGGCTGCTGATAATAAAACCTTAGGTCGGTTCCAATTGACTGATATCCCTGCAGCCCCACGTGGCGTGCCTCAAATCGAAGTTAAGTTCGATATTGATAAGAACGGGATCGTTAATGTTTCCGCTAAGGATATGGGAACTAATAAGGAACAAAAGATTACCATCAAGAGTTCATCGGGTCTTTCAGACGAAGAAATTGATCAAATGGTCAAGGAAGCCAAAGAAAACGAAGATGCTGACAAGAAGCGTAAAGAAGAAGTTGATTTGAAGAACGAAGTTGATCAATTAATCTTTACGACTGACAAGACGCTCAAAGAACTCAAGGGCAAAGTTTCTGACGATGAAGTTAAACAAGCTCAAGATGCGCGTGATGCTTTGAAGAAAGCCCAAGATGACAATAATGTTGATGAAATGAAGACTAAGAAGGACGAATTGAACAAGATTGTTCAAGACTTATCAGTCAAGTTATATCAACAAACGCAACAAGCCCAAGGCGATGATAACGGTGCTGCTGATACCGCTGATCAAAGCAAGGAAAACGGTGATGATAACACTGTTGACGGTGACTTCGAAGACTTAGATAAAGATAAGGATAAGAAGTAA
- the grpE gene encoding nucleotide exchange factor GrpE yields the protein MAKKPTTSEQADEQTASQTAKSAADQTAPTDDQTNAQTDTATAPVDPKDAKLAALQQELDQKDDQLLRTQAEIVNMQNRFKKEQASIIKYDGQTLAKDVLPVLDNLERALATDATDETAQQLKKGVEMVYGHLQEALKKNNVTEVSADGATFDPTIHQAVQTVPATDDQPAETVVKVLQKGYMFKDRTLRPAMVVVAQ from the coding sequence TTGGCAAAAAAACCAACTACTAGCGAGCAAGCTGATGAGCAGACGGCTAGCCAAACGGCAAAGTCCGCAGCTGATCAAACCGCACCAACTGATGATCAAACAAATGCACAAACCGATACGGCGACCGCACCAGTTGATCCTAAAGATGCGAAACTCGCAGCTTTGCAGCAAGAATTAGATCAAAAGGATGACCAATTATTACGGACGCAAGCTGAAATTGTGAACATGCAAAATCGGTTTAAGAAAGAACAAGCATCGATTATTAAGTATGATGGTCAAACCTTAGCTAAAGATGTGTTACCAGTGCTTGATAACTTGGAACGGGCTTTAGCCACGGACGCTACGGATGAGACTGCACAACAGTTGAAGAAGGGTGTCGAAATGGTTTATGGTCATTTACAAGAAGCCTTGAAGAAAAATAACGTTACTGAAGTCTCAGCTGATGGGGCAACGTTTGATCCGACTATTCATCAAGCTGTTCAAACGGTACCTGCAACGGATGACCAACCAGCTGAAACGGTGGTTAAAGTGTTGCAAAAAGGGTACATGTTTAAAGACCGCACCTTACGACCAGCGATGGTTGTTGTGGCGCAATAA
- the hrcA gene encoding heat-inducible transcriptional repressor HrcA: MITLTERQSLILKAIVRDYTEGGNPVGSKSLVQELPMKVSSATIRNEMAQLEDLGLIVKTHLSSGRIPSIKGYRYYVDHILKPEKVDGNDLKVIQHSLGGEFHKIDEIVAQSADILSQLTSYTTFTLRPELKNSRLSGFRLVPLGNHQVMAILVTNNGDVENQTFTIPNDLTGDELEPVVRFIYDQLIGLPLQDVLSKLQQEIPLKLSQYLQNPNGFLDIFGSVLSKAASERFYVGGKLNLFNYTTMQNPKEMQSLYSLLDQTDSLANVIGSPGQHIQVRIGNEITNDLLKDYSLITATYDVDRHGQGMIALLGPTAMPYSRMIGLMGAFQRELARKLLEYYRYFDE; the protein is encoded by the coding sequence ATGATCACGTTAACTGAACGACAAAGCCTAATTTTGAAGGCTATTGTCCGTGACTATACCGAAGGCGGTAACCCAGTCGGGTCTAAATCTTTAGTCCAAGAGCTGCCCATGAAGGTTAGCTCGGCCACCATTCGTAATGAAATGGCCCAACTTGAAGATTTAGGTCTAATCGTCAAAACGCATCTATCTTCTGGTCGGATTCCGTCAATTAAAGGCTATCGTTATTATGTTGATCATATCTTGAAGCCTGAAAAAGTTGACGGCAACGATTTGAAGGTCATCCAACATTCATTGGGTGGTGAATTTCATAAAATTGATGAGATTGTCGCACAATCGGCGGATATTTTGTCACAATTGACAAGTTATACGACGTTTACACTGCGACCGGAATTAAAGAACAGTCGGTTAAGTGGCTTCCGGTTAGTCCCACTAGGTAATCATCAGGTGATGGCTATCTTAGTGACGAATAACGGTGATGTCGAGAACCAAACGTTTACAATTCCGAATGACTTAACTGGCGATGAGCTGGAACCAGTTGTTCGTTTCATTTATGACCAATTGATTGGCCTGCCGTTACAAGACGTCTTGTCAAAGCTACAGCAAGAAATTCCGTTGAAATTATCGCAGTACTTGCAAAATCCCAACGGGTTCTTGGATATCTTTGGCAGTGTATTGTCCAAGGCAGCTTCTGAACGATTTTATGTGGGTGGCAAGTTAAATTTATTTAATTATACGACCATGCAGAATCCTAAGGAAATGCAGTCATTGTACTCGTTGCTTGATCAGACCGACAGTCTCGCAAATGTGATTGGGTCGCCTGGTCAGCATATTCAAGTACGAATTGGTAACGAAATTACCAATGATTTGCTGAAAGACTATAGTTTAATTACCGCAACGTATGATGTTGATCGGCACGGGCAAGGCATGATTGCCTTGCTAGGACCGACCGCCATGCCATACTCACGGATGATTGGCTTAATGGGCGCGTTCCAGCGTGAACTGGCCCGCAAACTGTTAGAATATTACCGGTACTTTGATGAGTGA
- the budA gene encoding acetolactate decarboxylase has protein sequence MVATDTIFQHGTLGLLVPGLYTGTITAGELLKHGDTGIGTLDGLDGEVIILNGTAYQAREDGQIREIAATETLPFASVHFEKPVKSSPVAALTQAAFEKQLLKDYQLMNVFAAVRVDGRFKHIKTRVAPRQQPPYQPLVAATAQQPEFEGQAVDGTIIGYFAPQLFQGATVGGFHLHFLSHDHQLGGHVLGFEIDQATVKIQRFADFKVHLPIDNPAYLQEPFDNQVIDAAINRAER, from the coding sequence ATGGTAGCAACAGATACGATTTTTCAACATGGGACGTTAGGCTTATTGGTGCCAGGGTTATATACAGGGACGATTACTGCTGGCGAATTGTTAAAACATGGTGATACTGGAATTGGGACTTTAGATGGGCTAGATGGGGAGGTCATTATTTTAAATGGCACTGCTTATCAAGCCCGCGAAGACGGCCAGATTCGTGAGATTGCGGCGACCGAAACGTTGCCATTTGCTTCCGTTCATTTTGAAAAGCCAGTGAAGAGTAGCCCCGTTGCCGCGCTAACACAAGCAGCGTTTGAAAAGCAGCTATTAAAGGACTATCAATTAATGAATGTTTTTGCAGCGGTCCGAGTGGATGGTCGTTTTAAACACATCAAGACGCGGGTCGCACCACGGCAGCAGCCACCTTATCAGCCATTGGTAGCGGCTACGGCTCAGCAACCAGAATTTGAAGGGCAAGCTGTCGATGGTACGATTATTGGCTACTTTGCCCCCCAACTTTTTCAAGGTGCAACAGTCGGTGGATTTCACTTGCACTTCTTAAGTCACGACCATCAGTTGGGCGGGCACGTCTTGGGGTTTGAAATCGACCAAGCAACGGTTAAAATTCAACGTTTTGCAGACTTCAAGGTGCATTTGCCAATTGATAATCCGGCTTATCTACAAGAACCGTTCGATAATCAAGTGATTGATGCGGCTATCAATCGTGCCGAACGCTAA
- the ribF gene encoding riboflavin biosynthesis protein RibF, translating to MQVINLTYPDVTSQIPAGPVVLALGFFDGVHRGHQQVVATARKVARAQGARLAVMTFDQHPSVVFQKTDPQQVRYLTTIEQKAALMTELDVDLLYVLHFDAIVGALPPQVFVDQLIVGLHAQTVVAGFDYTYGPATIANMPLLGTYAQGRFDIIEVPKKLDAQAKISSTRIRTALDLGQIDEANELLGYQYETTGVVVHGEARGRTLGFPTANVAHNTNTRVPGIGIYATMVQVGSKWVQGMASVGRNVTFGQDRPITVEIYLLDFTGDIYGQTLVIRWGHRMRGEVKFAAAADLVTQLKSDEQATRAYYMAHPFQAKPRLWSASTAKANDEED from the coding sequence ATGCAGGTGATTAACTTAACTTATCCTGATGTCACTAGTCAAATTCCGGCTGGGCCAGTTGTTTTGGCACTCGGTTTTTTTGACGGCGTACATCGGGGCCATCAGCAAGTGGTGGCAACGGCACGAAAAGTAGCCCGAGCTCAAGGTGCCCGACTGGCAGTGATGACGTTTGATCAACATCCCTCCGTTGTTTTTCAAAAAACAGACCCACAACAAGTCCGCTATTTGACGACTATCGAGCAAAAGGCCGCTTTGATGACCGAATTAGACGTTGATTTATTGTACGTTTTACATTTTGATGCAATCGTTGGCGCTTTACCGCCCCAAGTCTTTGTCGATCAATTAATTGTCGGCTTGCATGCGCAGACGGTGGTTGCTGGTTTTGACTATACTTATGGACCCGCAACGATTGCAAATATGCCGCTTTTAGGGACGTATGCGCAGGGCCGTTTTGACATTATTGAGGTGCCTAAAAAACTTGATGCACAAGCTAAAATTAGTTCAACTCGGATTCGAACGGCACTAGACTTAGGCCAAATTGATGAGGCTAATGAGCTATTAGGTTATCAATATGAAACGACGGGGGTGGTTGTCCACGGTGAAGCTCGTGGGCGAACGTTAGGCTTTCCAACGGCAAATGTTGCGCATAATACCAATACCCGAGTACCTGGAATTGGTATTTATGCCACGATGGTTCAAGTTGGCTCAAAGTGGGTGCAAGGCATGGCTTCAGTTGGGCGTAATGTTACTTTTGGTCAAGATCGACCGATTACCGTTGAAATCTATTTATTAGATTTTACGGGTGATATTTATGGTCAAACTTTAGTGATTCGCTGGGGTCATCGGATGCGTGGTGAAGTAAAGTTTGCAGCAGCGGCCGATTTAGTCACACAACTAAAAAGTGATGAACAAGCGACCCGGGCCTATTATATGGCCCACCCGTTCCAGGCCAAACCGCGATTATGGTCGGCGAGTACAGCAAAAGCGAACGATGAGGAGGACTAG
- the truB gene encoding tRNA pseudouridine(55) synthase TruB produces the protein MPNGILPLYKPRGLTSFDCVAKIRRLYQTRKVGHSGTLDPSVDGVLPICIGNATKVVQFLVASGKEYQGSITFGFATTTEDLDGEEVARTPITKPFTATEIDAALAQMTGTITQIPPMFSAVKVNGRRLYDYARHGETVARPERQIEIASFKQRQAATYDDATQTQTVYFTVACSKGTYVRTLAVDVGKKLGVPAVMSDLTRLKSGGFTLDQTVTFEEIAAQVEAGTADDLLAPIDQALTQYPQVALTAAQWERVRNGAFLTADEGQQKAPNADTLVALTYQGSLKCLYGYREAEQRYKPFKMFSVN, from the coding sequence ATGCCAAATGGAATTTTACCATTATATAAACCCCGCGGTCTAACTAGTTTTGACTGCGTTGCCAAAATTCGTAGATTATATCAAACTAGAAAAGTGGGCCATTCTGGCACCCTCGATCCGAGTGTCGATGGTGTGTTGCCAATTTGTATCGGTAATGCGACCAAAGTTGTGCAGTTCTTAGTCGCTTCTGGCAAAGAATATCAAGGGAGTATTACCTTTGGGTTTGCGACAACAACGGAAGATTTAGATGGTGAAGAAGTTGCAAGAACGCCAATTACCAAGCCGTTTACGGCGACCGAAATTGATGCGGCTTTAGCCCAAATGACGGGTACCATTACCCAAATTCCACCAATGTTTTCAGCGGTGAAAGTGAATGGTCGGCGATTATATGACTATGCACGGCATGGAGAGACAGTCGCACGGCCAGAACGGCAGATTGAAATCGCTAGCTTCAAACAACGTCAAGCTGCAACTTATGATGATGCCACGCAAACACAGACGGTTTACTTCACGGTGGCTTGTAGCAAGGGGACTTATGTCCGAACTTTGGCGGTTGATGTTGGTAAAAAGCTAGGCGTCCCCGCTGTGATGAGTGATTTAACGCGCTTAAAGAGCGGCGGCTTTACCTTGGATCAAACGGTTACCTTTGAAGAAATTGCGGCTCAAGTTGAAGCTGGGACCGCTGACGATTTATTAGCCCCGATCGATCAAGCTTTAACCCAGTATCCCCAAGTGGCGCTTACGGCTGCGCAATGGGAACGTGTCCGAAACGGGGCCTTTTTAACGGCTGACGAAGGCCAACAAAAAGCGCCTAATGCAGACACGTTGGTTGCATTGACCTATCAAGGCAGTCTAAAATGTTTATATGGTTATCGTGAAGCCGAACAACGTTATAAACCATTTAAAATGTTTTCGGTAAATTAA
- the rbfA gene encoding 30S ribosome-binding factor RbfA, whose product MAQHYRVGRLEQEIQREVDDILLKRVRDPRVAGLTITGVTVTGDLQQATIYYSILSDKASDDAKTAAGLEKAKGLIRSELGSRLSIYKTPELTFERDHSVQYGSHIDQLINNLKRQD is encoded by the coding sequence ATGGCACAACATTATCGAGTCGGTCGACTAGAGCAAGAGATTCAACGCGAAGTCGATGACATTTTATTGAAACGAGTTCGTGATCCACGCGTGGCTGGATTGACGATTACCGGCGTAACGGTAACGGGCGATTTACAGCAAGCAACGATTTACTACAGTATTTTATCTGATAAAGCATCAGATGATGCGAAGACGGCTGCCGGGCTTGAAAAAGCGAAGGGCTTGATTCGGAGTGAATTAGGATCACGTCTCAGTATTTATAAGACGCCTGAACTTACTTTTGAGCGGGATCATTCCGTCCAATATGGGAGTCACATTGATCAGTTGATTAACAACTTGAAACGTCAAGATTAA